One genomic segment of Balaenoptera musculus isolate JJ_BM4_2016_0621 chromosome 11, mBalMus1.pri.v3, whole genome shotgun sequence includes these proteins:
- the ALDH5A1 gene encoding succinate-semialdehyde dehydrogenase, mitochondrial isoform X1, with amino-acid sequence MATCFRLRSCLALHLPRTPPSRVLRPRADYPVARIRGYARGPARLSSALLRTDGFVGGSWLSAAATFPVHDPASGAELGLVADCGVPEARAAVRAAYEAFCSWRGVSAKERSSLLRKWYNLMIQNKDDLAKIITAESGKPLQEAQGEILYSANFLEWFSEEARRIYGDIIYTPAKEKRGLVLKQPLGVAAVITPWNFPSAMITRKVGAALAAGCTVVVKPAEDTPFSALALAALADQAGIPPGVYNVIPCSQKKAKEVGEALCTDPLVSKISFTGSTATGKVLLHHAANSVKRVSMELGGHAPFIVFDSANVDQAVAGAMASKFRNSGQTCVCSNRFLVQRGIHDSFVKKFAEAIKTNLHVGNGFEERTTQGPLINEKAVEKVEKHVSDAISKGATVVTGGKRHQVGKNFFEPTLLSNVTQDMLCSQEETFGPVAPVIKFDTEEEAVAIANVADVGLAGYFYSQDPAQIWRVAERLEVGMVGVNEGLISSVECPFGGVKQSGLGREGSKYGIDEYLELKYVCFGGL; translated from the exons ATGGCGACTTGTTTTCGGCTGCGGAGCTGCCTGGCCCTGCACCTCCCGCGGACGCCTCCCAGCCGGGTCCTCCGCCCCCGCGCCGACTACCCAGTGGCCCGGATTCGCGGCTACGCCCGGGGCCCGGCGCGCCTTTCCTCGGCCCTGCTGCGCACTGACGGCTTCGTTGGCGGCAGCTGGCTCTCGGCCGCCGCCACCTTCCCCGTGCACGACCCGGCCAGCGGCGCCGAGCTGGGCTTGGTGGCCGACTGCGGGGTACCCGAGGCCCGCGCCGCCGTGCGTGCCGCCTACGAGGCCTTCTGCAGCTGGAGGGGCGTCTCGGCCAAG gagaGGAGTTCTTTACTTCGGAAATGGTACAACTTAATGATACAAAATAAGGATGACCTTGCCAAGATAATCACAGCTGAAAGT GGAAAGCCACTACAGGAGGCACAGGGAGAAATTCTCTATTCTGCAAATTTCCTGGAGTGGTTTTCAGAGGAAGCCCGCCGCATTTACGGAGACATTATCTACACCCCAGCAAAAGAAAAACGGGGCCTGGTCCTCAAGCAGCCCCTCGGTGTGGCCGCAGTCATCACCCCA TGGAATTTCCCCAGCGCCATGATCACGAGGAAGGTGGGGGCCGCCCTGGCAGCAGGCTGCACGGTGGTGGTGAAACCTGCCGAGGACACGCCCTTCTCTGCCCTGGCCTTGGCCGCG CTTGCAGACCAGGCTGGAATTCCTCCGGGTGTATACAACGTTATTCCCTGCTCTCAAAAGAAGGCCAAGGAAGTAGGGGAAGCACTTTGCACGGATCCCCTAGTGTCTAAAATTTCCTTTACTGGTTCAACAGCCACCGGAAAG GTCCTGTTGCACCATGCGGCAAACTCTGTGAAAAGGGTGTCCATGGAGCTGGGCGGCCATGCCCCATTCATCGTGTTCGACAGTGCCAATGTTGACCAGGCTGTCGCTGGGGCCATGGCGTCCAAATTTAGAAACTCTGGACAG ACTTGTGTTTGCTCAAACCGTTTCTTGGTGCAAAGGGGTATCCATGACTCCTTTGTGAAAAAATTTGCCGAGGCAATTAAAACAAACCTGCATGTGGGTAATGGATTTGAGGAGAGAACTACTCAAGGCCCGTTAATTAATGAGAAAGCTGTAGAAAAG GTGGAGAAACACGTGAGTGATGCCATTTCCAAAGGGGCCACCGTTGTGACAGGCGGGAAGCGACATCAAGTTGGAAAAAATTTCTTCGAGCCCACCCTGCTCAGCAATGTCACCCAAGACATGCTCTGCTCTCAGGAAGAGACTTTTGGGCCTGTGGCACCCGTTATCAA GTTTGATACAGAGGAGGAGGCGGTGGCGATCGCTAACGTGGCCGACGTCGGGCTGGCAG GTTACTTTTACTCTCAAGACCCAGCCCAGATCTGGAGGGTGGCGGAGCGGCTAGAAGTCGGCATGGTTGGCGTTAACGAAGGATTGATCTCCTCCGTGGAGTGCCCTTTCGGTGGGGTGAAGCAGTCCGGCCTTGGGCGAGAGGGCTCCAAGTATGGCATTGATGAGTATCTGGAGCTCAAGTACGTGTGCTTTGGAGGCTTATAA
- the ALDH5A1 gene encoding succinate-semialdehyde dehydrogenase, mitochondrial isoform X3, protein MATCFRLRSCLALHLPRTPPSRVLRPRADYPVARIRGYARGPARLSSALLRTDGFVGGSWLSAAATFPVHDPASGAELGLVADCGVPEARAAVRAAYEAFCSWRGVSAKERSSLLRKWYNLMIQNKDDLAKIITAESGKPLQEAQGEILYSANFLEWFSEEARRIYGDIIYTPAKEKRGLVLKQPLGVAAVITPWNFPSAMITRKVGAALAAGCTVVVKPAEDTPFSALALAALADQAGIPPGVYNVIPCSQKKAKEVGEALCTDPLVSKISFTGSTATGKVLLHHAANSVKRVSMELGGHAPFIVFDSANVDQAVAGAMASKFRNSGQTCVCSNRFLVQRGIHDSFVKKFAEAIKTNLHVGNGFEERTTQGPLINEKAVEKVEKHVSDAISKGATVVTGGKRHQVGKNFFEPTLLSNVTQDMLCSQEETFGPVAPVIKDFADDPS, encoded by the exons ATGGCGACTTGTTTTCGGCTGCGGAGCTGCCTGGCCCTGCACCTCCCGCGGACGCCTCCCAGCCGGGTCCTCCGCCCCCGCGCCGACTACCCAGTGGCCCGGATTCGCGGCTACGCCCGGGGCCCGGCGCGCCTTTCCTCGGCCCTGCTGCGCACTGACGGCTTCGTTGGCGGCAGCTGGCTCTCGGCCGCCGCCACCTTCCCCGTGCACGACCCGGCCAGCGGCGCCGAGCTGGGCTTGGTGGCCGACTGCGGGGTACCCGAGGCCCGCGCCGCCGTGCGTGCCGCCTACGAGGCCTTCTGCAGCTGGAGGGGCGTCTCGGCCAAG gagaGGAGTTCTTTACTTCGGAAATGGTACAACTTAATGATACAAAATAAGGATGACCTTGCCAAGATAATCACAGCTGAAAGT GGAAAGCCACTACAGGAGGCACAGGGAGAAATTCTCTATTCTGCAAATTTCCTGGAGTGGTTTTCAGAGGAAGCCCGCCGCATTTACGGAGACATTATCTACACCCCAGCAAAAGAAAAACGGGGCCTGGTCCTCAAGCAGCCCCTCGGTGTGGCCGCAGTCATCACCCCA TGGAATTTCCCCAGCGCCATGATCACGAGGAAGGTGGGGGCCGCCCTGGCAGCAGGCTGCACGGTGGTGGTGAAACCTGCCGAGGACACGCCCTTCTCTGCCCTGGCCTTGGCCGCG CTTGCAGACCAGGCTGGAATTCCTCCGGGTGTATACAACGTTATTCCCTGCTCTCAAAAGAAGGCCAAGGAAGTAGGGGAAGCACTTTGCACGGATCCCCTAGTGTCTAAAATTTCCTTTACTGGTTCAACAGCCACCGGAAAG GTCCTGTTGCACCATGCGGCAAACTCTGTGAAAAGGGTGTCCATGGAGCTGGGCGGCCATGCCCCATTCATCGTGTTCGACAGTGCCAATGTTGACCAGGCTGTCGCTGGGGCCATGGCGTCCAAATTTAGAAACTCTGGACAG ACTTGTGTTTGCTCAAACCGTTTCTTGGTGCAAAGGGGTATCCATGACTCCTTTGTGAAAAAATTTGCCGAGGCAATTAAAACAAACCTGCATGTGGGTAATGGATTTGAGGAGAGAACTACTCAAGGCCCGTTAATTAATGAGAAAGCTGTAGAAAAG GTGGAGAAACACGTGAGTGATGCCATTTCCAAAGGGGCCACCGTTGTGACAGGCGGGAAGCGACATCAAGTTGGAAAAAATTTCTTCGAGCCCACCCTGCTCAGCAATGTCACCCAAGACATGCTCTGCTCTCAGGAAGAGACTTTTGGGCCTGTGGCACCCGTTATCAA GGATTTTGCTGATGACCCATCTTGA
- the ALDH5A1 gene encoding succinate-semialdehyde dehydrogenase, mitochondrial isoform X2, giving the protein MATCFRLRSCLALHLPRTPPSRVLRPRADYPVARIRGYARGPARLSSALLRTDGFVGGSWLSAAATFPVHDPASGAELGLVADCGVPEARAAVRAAYEAFCSWRGVSAKERSSLLRKWYNLMIQNKDDLAKIITAESWNFPSAMITRKVGAALAAGCTVVVKPAEDTPFSALALAALADQAGIPPGVYNVIPCSQKKAKEVGEALCTDPLVSKISFTGSTATGKVLLHHAANSVKRVSMELGGHAPFIVFDSANVDQAVAGAMASKFRNSGQTCVCSNRFLVQRGIHDSFVKKFAEAIKTNLHVGNGFEERTTQGPLINEKAVEKVEKHVSDAISKGATVVTGGKRHQVGKNFFEPTLLSNVTQDMLCSQEETFGPVAPVIKFDTEEEAVAIANVADVGLAGYFYSQDPAQIWRVAERLEVGMVGVNEGLISSVECPFGGVKQSGLGREGSKYGIDEYLELKYVCFGGL; this is encoded by the exons ATGGCGACTTGTTTTCGGCTGCGGAGCTGCCTGGCCCTGCACCTCCCGCGGACGCCTCCCAGCCGGGTCCTCCGCCCCCGCGCCGACTACCCAGTGGCCCGGATTCGCGGCTACGCCCGGGGCCCGGCGCGCCTTTCCTCGGCCCTGCTGCGCACTGACGGCTTCGTTGGCGGCAGCTGGCTCTCGGCCGCCGCCACCTTCCCCGTGCACGACCCGGCCAGCGGCGCCGAGCTGGGCTTGGTGGCCGACTGCGGGGTACCCGAGGCCCGCGCCGCCGTGCGTGCCGCCTACGAGGCCTTCTGCAGCTGGAGGGGCGTCTCGGCCAAG gagaGGAGTTCTTTACTTCGGAAATGGTACAACTTAATGATACAAAATAAGGATGACCTTGCCAAGATAATCACAGCTGAAAGT TGGAATTTCCCCAGCGCCATGATCACGAGGAAGGTGGGGGCCGCCCTGGCAGCAGGCTGCACGGTGGTGGTGAAACCTGCCGAGGACACGCCCTTCTCTGCCCTGGCCTTGGCCGCG CTTGCAGACCAGGCTGGAATTCCTCCGGGTGTATACAACGTTATTCCCTGCTCTCAAAAGAAGGCCAAGGAAGTAGGGGAAGCACTTTGCACGGATCCCCTAGTGTCTAAAATTTCCTTTACTGGTTCAACAGCCACCGGAAAG GTCCTGTTGCACCATGCGGCAAACTCTGTGAAAAGGGTGTCCATGGAGCTGGGCGGCCATGCCCCATTCATCGTGTTCGACAGTGCCAATGTTGACCAGGCTGTCGCTGGGGCCATGGCGTCCAAATTTAGAAACTCTGGACAG ACTTGTGTTTGCTCAAACCGTTTCTTGGTGCAAAGGGGTATCCATGACTCCTTTGTGAAAAAATTTGCCGAGGCAATTAAAACAAACCTGCATGTGGGTAATGGATTTGAGGAGAGAACTACTCAAGGCCCGTTAATTAATGAGAAAGCTGTAGAAAAG GTGGAGAAACACGTGAGTGATGCCATTTCCAAAGGGGCCACCGTTGTGACAGGCGGGAAGCGACATCAAGTTGGAAAAAATTTCTTCGAGCCCACCCTGCTCAGCAATGTCACCCAAGACATGCTCTGCTCTCAGGAAGAGACTTTTGGGCCTGTGGCACCCGTTATCAA GTTTGATACAGAGGAGGAGGCGGTGGCGATCGCTAACGTGGCCGACGTCGGGCTGGCAG GTTACTTTTACTCTCAAGACCCAGCCCAGATCTGGAGGGTGGCGGAGCGGCTAGAAGTCGGCATGGTTGGCGTTAACGAAGGATTGATCTCCTCCGTGGAGTGCCCTTTCGGTGGGGTGAAGCAGTCCGGCCTTGGGCGAGAGGGCTCCAAGTATGGCATTGATGAGTATCTGGAGCTCAAGTACGTGTGCTTTGGAGGCTTATAA
- the ALDH5A1 gene encoding succinate-semialdehyde dehydrogenase, mitochondrial isoform X4, giving the protein MATCFRLRSCLALHLPRTPPSRVLRPRADYPVARIRGYARGPARLSSALLRTDGFVGGSWLSAAATFPVHDPASGAELGLVADCGVPEARAAVRAAYEAFCSWRGVSAKERSSLLRKWYNLMIQNKDDLAKIITAESLADQAGIPPGVYNVIPCSQKKAKEVGEALCTDPLVSKISFTGSTATGKVLLHHAANSVKRVSMELGGHAPFIVFDSANVDQAVAGAMASKFRNSGQTCVCSNRFLVQRGIHDSFVKKFAEAIKTNLHVGNGFEERTTQGPLINEKAVEKVEKHVSDAISKGATVVTGGKRHQVGKNFFEPTLLSNVTQDMLCSQEETFGPVAPVIKFDTEEEAVAIANVADVGLAGYFYSQDPAQIWRVAERLEVGMVGVNEGLISSVECPFGGVKQSGLGREGSKYGIDEYLELKYVCFGGL; this is encoded by the exons ATGGCGACTTGTTTTCGGCTGCGGAGCTGCCTGGCCCTGCACCTCCCGCGGACGCCTCCCAGCCGGGTCCTCCGCCCCCGCGCCGACTACCCAGTGGCCCGGATTCGCGGCTACGCCCGGGGCCCGGCGCGCCTTTCCTCGGCCCTGCTGCGCACTGACGGCTTCGTTGGCGGCAGCTGGCTCTCGGCCGCCGCCACCTTCCCCGTGCACGACCCGGCCAGCGGCGCCGAGCTGGGCTTGGTGGCCGACTGCGGGGTACCCGAGGCCCGCGCCGCCGTGCGTGCCGCCTACGAGGCCTTCTGCAGCTGGAGGGGCGTCTCGGCCAAG gagaGGAGTTCTTTACTTCGGAAATGGTACAACTTAATGATACAAAATAAGGATGACCTTGCCAAGATAATCACAGCTGAAAGT CTTGCAGACCAGGCTGGAATTCCTCCGGGTGTATACAACGTTATTCCCTGCTCTCAAAAGAAGGCCAAGGAAGTAGGGGAAGCACTTTGCACGGATCCCCTAGTGTCTAAAATTTCCTTTACTGGTTCAACAGCCACCGGAAAG GTCCTGTTGCACCATGCGGCAAACTCTGTGAAAAGGGTGTCCATGGAGCTGGGCGGCCATGCCCCATTCATCGTGTTCGACAGTGCCAATGTTGACCAGGCTGTCGCTGGGGCCATGGCGTCCAAATTTAGAAACTCTGGACAG ACTTGTGTTTGCTCAAACCGTTTCTTGGTGCAAAGGGGTATCCATGACTCCTTTGTGAAAAAATTTGCCGAGGCAATTAAAACAAACCTGCATGTGGGTAATGGATTTGAGGAGAGAACTACTCAAGGCCCGTTAATTAATGAGAAAGCTGTAGAAAAG GTGGAGAAACACGTGAGTGATGCCATTTCCAAAGGGGCCACCGTTGTGACAGGCGGGAAGCGACATCAAGTTGGAAAAAATTTCTTCGAGCCCACCCTGCTCAGCAATGTCACCCAAGACATGCTCTGCTCTCAGGAAGAGACTTTTGGGCCTGTGGCACCCGTTATCAA GTTTGATACAGAGGAGGAGGCGGTGGCGATCGCTAACGTGGCCGACGTCGGGCTGGCAG GTTACTTTTACTCTCAAGACCCAGCCCAGATCTGGAGGGTGGCGGAGCGGCTAGAAGTCGGCATGGTTGGCGTTAACGAAGGATTGATCTCCTCCGTGGAGTGCCCTTTCGGTGGGGTGAAGCAGTCCGGCCTTGGGCGAGAGGGCTCCAAGTATGGCATTGATGAGTATCTGGAGCTCAAGTACGTGTGCTTTGGAGGCTTATAA